One genomic window of Halorubrum hochsteinianum includes the following:
- a CDS encoding YhbY family RNA-binding protein, with translation MSDQELRKEAHDLDVTVWVGKKGIDSVVDELGDQLDDRKLVKVKFLRAARGGTTTDELADELVDAVDAELIETRGNTAVLH, from the coding sequence ATGAGCGATCAGGAGCTCCGGAAAGAGGCGCACGACCTCGACGTCACCGTCTGGGTCGGCAAGAAGGGCATCGACTCGGTCGTCGACGAGCTGGGCGACCAGCTCGACGACCGCAAGCTGGTGAAGGTGAAGTTCCTGCGGGCGGCCCGCGGCGGAACCACGACCGACGAGCTGGCCGACGAACTGGTCGACGCCGTCGACGCCGAGCTGATCGAGACGCGCGGGAACACGGCGGTGCTCCACTAA
- the trkA gene encoding Trk system potassium transporter TrkA codes for MHVVVIGAGEVGTSIAASLASDHEVVVVDVDPDRAEQLKYELDVLTIAGDGTTSEIQTAADVGRADMVIACTDDDQTNLVACGTAKTLGDGFTIARVKSTDFLRTWEGNEGAFGVDFMVCTDLLTAENIVRVIGLPAAIDVDPFASGLVQMAEFEIAEGSPVAGQTVSEADRFESLTFVGLFRDGEMTIPRGDTGIAVGDRAVVIGSPESVQSFATDVAPETTPDRADEIVVVGGSEIGYQTARLLEEREFKPRLIEQDADRARWLAENLPNTVVMEHDATDTEFLTREHVDEADILVTALRSDEKNLLVSVLAKRLGVNRVIAVVDSPDYVTVFEEIGIDIAINPRTVTAEEITRFTYESVAENIAVLENDQAEVLELELTEGCGLVGRPISEIVAESDVRFVIGAITRNHELVTPRGDTVLQAGDHVILLVESDSVSDIASMA; via the coding sequence ATGCATGTGGTCGTCATCGGGGCCGGCGAGGTCGGCACGAGCATCGCCGCGAGCCTCGCGTCGGACCACGAGGTCGTCGTCGTCGACGTCGACCCCGACCGGGCGGAACAGCTCAAGTACGAACTCGACGTGCTGACCATCGCCGGGGACGGGACCACCTCCGAGATCCAGACGGCGGCCGACGTCGGCCGCGCCGACATGGTCATCGCCTGTACCGACGACGATCAGACGAACCTCGTCGCCTGCGGCACCGCGAAGACCCTCGGCGACGGGTTCACGATCGCCCGGGTGAAAAGCACCGACTTCCTCCGCACGTGGGAGGGCAACGAGGGCGCGTTCGGCGTCGACTTCATGGTGTGTACCGACCTCCTGACCGCGGAGAACATCGTGCGAGTCATCGGCCTGCCGGCCGCGATCGACGTCGACCCGTTCGCGAGCGGACTCGTCCAGATGGCCGAGTTCGAGATCGCCGAGGGGAGCCCGGTGGCCGGACAGACCGTCTCCGAGGCCGACCGCTTCGAGTCGCTCACGTTCGTCGGCCTGTTCCGCGACGGCGAGATGACGATCCCGCGCGGCGACACCGGCATCGCCGTCGGGGACCGCGCGGTCGTGATCGGGAGCCCGGAGAGCGTCCAGTCGTTCGCGACCGACGTGGCCCCGGAGACGACGCCGGACCGGGCCGACGAGATCGTCGTCGTCGGGGGCAGCGAGATCGGGTATCAGACGGCCAGACTGCTCGAAGAGCGCGAGTTCAAGCCGCGGCTGATAGAACAGGACGCGGACCGCGCCCGGTGGCTCGCGGAGAACCTCCCGAACACCGTCGTGATGGAACACGACGCCACCGACACCGAGTTCCTCACCCGCGAGCACGTCGACGAGGCCGACATCCTCGTCACCGCGCTCCGCTCCGACGAGAAGAACCTCCTCGTCTCCGTGCTCGCCAAGCGGCTGGGCGTCAACCGGGTGATCGCCGTCGTCGACAGTCCGGACTACGTCACCGTCTTCGAGGAGATCGGCATCGACATCGCGATCAACCCCCGCACCGTCACCGCCGAGGAGATCACGCGGTTCACCTACGAGAGCGTCGCCGAGAACATCGCCGTGCTGGAGAACGACCAGGCCGAGGTCCTCGAACTCGAACTCACCGAGGGGTGCGGACTCGTCGGGCGGCCGATCTCGGAGATCGTCGCGGAGAGCGACGTGCGGTTCGTCATCGGCGCGATCACGCGCAACCACGAACTGGTCACTCCCCGCGGAGACACCGTGCTTCAGGCCGGAGACCACGTGATACTGCTCGTGGAGTCCGACTCCGTGAGCGACATCGCCTCGATGGCGTGA
- a CDS encoding TrkH family potassium uptake protein, which translates to MNAKIRVGWQASVGLTGDVLAALSVPLAFPLLVAFYYGESPIPFLAAIAVTLALGAAFRTVQDPSVDLGPREAFLAVALIWFLVAAVGAIPFVIAGVGTIAHPVNAMFESMSGLTTTGATVLRDFSLHSRSVLMWRQVIQWLGGLGILILATAVLSELGVGGAQLMESESQTQDVNKLTPKISRTAQLIWGIYVGLTALAVVVYFGLGLAVDPQMDLYNAVAHAFTSVATAGFSPEPLSVGAFHPLIQWAVVPFMVIGSTSFVLIYFAINGEPMRLLRNEEFHFYLGAMGTLSSVVALGLFFDPATTFGVEGTIRHAVFNVASIVTTTGYASTDYVLWAPAAKHMLFMGMFIGGMVGSTTCSIKSLRWLVALKSFKRNLYTAIHPESVRPVRISGKSIDEGAIRDIYAYLLLSIVIFFLLAVVIVVDAERADLRVDEFEALGAAATTFLNIGPGFGDAGPYGTFATFPLSTRAVMVVLMWIGRIEIIPVLVLFTKAFWTS; encoded by the coding sequence GTGAACGCCAAGATCCGCGTCGGGTGGCAGGCGAGCGTGGGGCTCACCGGAGACGTCCTCGCGGCCCTGTCCGTTCCTCTGGCCTTTCCGCTGCTCGTCGCCTTCTACTACGGCGAGTCGCCCATCCCCTTCCTCGCGGCGATCGCAGTCACGCTCGCGCTCGGCGCGGCGTTCCGGACGGTTCAGGACCCTTCGGTCGACCTCGGGCCCCGCGAAGCGTTCCTCGCGGTGGCGCTGATATGGTTCCTCGTCGCCGCGGTGGGGGCGATCCCGTTCGTGATCGCGGGCGTCGGGACGATAGCGCACCCCGTCAACGCCATGTTCGAGTCGATGAGCGGACTGACGACGACGGGCGCAACCGTCCTCCGGGACTTCTCGCTACACTCCCGGTCCGTGCTGATGTGGCGGCAGGTGATCCAGTGGCTCGGCGGCCTCGGCATCCTGATCTTAGCGACCGCGGTGCTCTCCGAGCTCGGCGTCGGGGGCGCGCAGCTGATGGAGTCGGAGTCGCAGACGCAGGACGTCAACAAGCTCACGCCGAAGATCTCGCGGACCGCACAGCTCATCTGGGGGATCTACGTCGGGCTCACGGCGCTCGCGGTCGTCGTGTACTTCGGGCTCGGGCTCGCCGTCGACCCGCAGATGGACCTGTACAACGCGGTCGCCCACGCGTTCACGTCGGTCGCGACCGCCGGCTTCTCTCCCGAACCGCTGTCGGTCGGGGCGTTTCACCCGCTGATCCAGTGGGCCGTCGTCCCGTTCATGGTGATCGGGTCGACCAGTTTCGTCCTGATCTACTTCGCGATCAACGGCGAGCCGATGCGGCTCCTCCGCAACGAGGAGTTCCACTTCTACCTCGGCGCGATGGGGACGCTGTCGTCGGTCGTCGCGCTCGGACTCTTCTTCGACCCCGCCACCACGTTCGGCGTCGAAGGGACGATACGCCACGCCGTGTTCAACGTCGCGTCGATCGTGACGACGACCGGGTACGCCAGCACCGACTACGTGCTGTGGGCACCCGCGGCGAAGCACATGCTGTTCATGGGGATGTTCATCGGCGGGATGGTCGGGTCGACGACCTGTTCGATCAAGTCGCTGCGGTGGCTGGTGGCGTTGAAGTCGTTCAAGCGGAACCTCTACACCGCGATCCACCCCGAATCCGTGCGGCCGGTCCGGATCTCCGGGAAGTCGATCGATGAGGGCGCGATCCGCGACATCTACGCGTACCTCCTGTTGAGTATCGTGATCTTCTTCCTGCTCGCCGTGGTCATCGTCGTCGACGCCGAGCGGGCGGACCTCCGCGTGGACGAGTTCGAGGCGCTCGGGGCGGCGGCGACGACGTTCCTCAACATCGGTCCCGGCTTCGGCGACGCGGGACCGTACGGCACGTTCGCGACGTTCCCGCTCAGCACCCGCGCCGTGATGGTCGTGCTCATGTGGATCGGCCGGATCGAGATCATTCCAGTGCTCGTGCTGTTCACGAAGGCGTTCTGGACGTCGTGA
- a CDS encoding TrkH family potassium uptake protein: MSWGVNWKASVGLLGVGIKYLALTMLVPLTVAVAYGEDIWVFLVSLALVAALGLAVERVDPDPDLGPREALLFVSLAWLAAAVIGTIPYLLAGYGTASTVGLQVGSVGAFTESVVNALFESMSGFTTTGATVLGEISVDRHSHALLMWRQLTQWLGGMGIIVLMIAILPEVAVNGAQLMESEAPGPELQKLTPKIAETARALWLIYFGFTVLLVVLLYGLHLLGMADNMNLYNAVAHGFSTLPTGGFSPQADSIGAFSAVVQWVFIPFMVVAGVNFALFWHVLRGEVEVMLENAEFRAYAGALAVVTALLAVLLFRGAAPPIELGGTTQGVAGNSLRQAAFQIGSLLNSTGFATADFAQWDTHAQVLLLFTMFIGGSAGSTGGGVKVVRWIIAVKAIRRELFTTAHPDVVQPVRLGGNVVDEDAIRGIMAFTLLYIVLFALSAVFIALDTTRVGIQLSVLESISASLATIGNIGPGFGRLGPFGSYLFFPDTSKLLMIFLMWIGRLEIVPVLAVFISAVDGR; this comes from the coding sequence ATGTCGTGGGGCGTCAACTGGAAGGCGAGCGTGGGGCTTCTCGGCGTCGGGATCAAGTATCTCGCGCTCACGATGCTGGTTCCGCTGACCGTCGCGGTCGCGTACGGCGAGGACATCTGGGTGTTTCTCGTCTCGCTGGCGCTCGTGGCGGCGCTCGGACTGGCGGTCGAGCGGGTCGATCCGGACCCGGATCTCGGGCCCCGCGAGGCGCTGCTTTTCGTCTCGCTCGCGTGGCTCGCGGCCGCGGTGATCGGGACGATCCCGTACCTCCTCGCCGGCTACGGCACGGCCTCGACGGTCGGCCTTCAGGTCGGGTCCGTCGGCGCGTTCACGGAGTCGGTCGTCAACGCCCTGTTCGAGTCGATGAGCGGGTTCACCACCACGGGCGCGACGGTCCTCGGCGAGATCAGCGTCGACCGGCACTCCCACGCGCTGCTGATGTGGCGGCAGCTCACCCAGTGGCTCGGCGGGATGGGGATCATCGTCCTGATGATCGCCATCCTTCCCGAGGTCGCGGTCAACGGCGCACAGCTGATGGAGTCGGAAGCGCCCGGACCGGAGCTCCAGAAGCTCACGCCGAAGATCGCCGAGACGGCGCGCGCGCTCTGGCTGATTTACTTCGGCTTCACCGTCCTCCTCGTGGTCCTGTTGTACGGGCTTCACCTGCTCGGAATGGCGGACAACATGAATCTCTACAACGCGGTCGCGCACGGCTTCTCGACGCTTCCGACGGGCGGGTTCTCGCCGCAGGCCGACAGCATCGGTGCGTTCTCGGCGGTCGTCCAGTGGGTGTTCATCCCGTTCATGGTCGTCGCCGGCGTCAACTTCGCGCTGTTCTGGCACGTCTTGCGCGGCGAGGTCGAAGTCATGCTGGAGAACGCCGAATTTCGCGCGTACGCCGGCGCGCTCGCCGTCGTCACCGCGCTGCTCGCCGTGCTCCTCTTTCGCGGTGCCGCCCCACCGATCGAACTCGGCGGGACGACGCAGGGCGTCGCCGGGAACTCTCTTCGGCAGGCCGCGTTCCAGATCGGATCGCTTCTGAACTCCACCGGCTTCGCCACCGCCGACTTCGCACAGTGGGACACGCACGCGCAGGTGCTGCTCCTGTTTACGATGTTCATCGGTGGCTCCGCCGGATCGACCGGTGGCGGCGTCAAGGTCGTCCGCTGGATCATCGCCGTGAAGGCGATCCGGCGCGAGCTGTTCACCACCGCACACCCGGACGTCGTCCAGCCCGTTCGTCTCGGCGGGAACGTCGTCGACGAGGACGCGATCCGAGGGATCATGGCGTTCACCCTGCTGTACATCGTGCTGTTCGCGCTCTCGGCGGTGTTCATCGCGCTCGACACCACGCGGGTGGGGATCCAGCTGTCGGTGTTGGAGTCGATCAGCGCTTCGCTCGCGACCATCGGGAACATCGGGCCTGGGTTCGGACGGCTCGGACCCTTCGGGAGCTACCTCTTTTTCCCGGACACGTCGAAGCTGCTGATGATATTCCTGATGTGGATCGGGCGGCTGGAGATCGTCCCGGTGCTCGCGGTGTTCATCTCCGCGGTCGACGGTCGGTGA
- a CDS encoding universal stress protein, whose translation MSSPDGGPTELLGHALLPVANEDDALATARALEPYDPERVTALHVVEKGEGVPDKTPVEQSEELAAESYAAVRTVFPDAEEHTAYGRHVAEEIFDAVDAVGATAIVYRARGGNRLMRFLSGGISVKLVTHAPVPVVALPREESDD comes from the coding sequence ATGAGTTCACCCGACGGCGGACCCACGGAGCTGCTCGGCCACGCCCTCTTGCCGGTCGCAAACGAGGACGACGCGCTGGCGACCGCACGGGCGCTCGAACCGTACGACCCGGAGCGCGTGACCGCGCTCCACGTGGTCGAGAAAGGTGAGGGCGTCCCGGACAAGACGCCCGTCGAACAGTCCGAGGAGCTGGCGGCCGAGTCGTACGCCGCGGTGCGGACGGTGTTCCCGGACGCCGAGGAACACACGGCGTACGGCCGGCACGTCGCCGAGGAGATATTCGACGCGGTCGACGCCGTCGGCGCGACGGCCATCGTCTACCGGGCCCGCGGCGGGAACCGACTCATGCGGTTCCTCTCCGGGGGCATCTCCGTGAAGCTCGTGACCCACGCGCCCGTCCCCGTCGTGGCGCTTCCCCGCGAGGAGTCGGACGACTGA